The following proteins are co-located in the Brockia lithotrophica genome:
- a CDS encoding Glucose-6-phosphate isomerase, translating to MQGRSNASGGRLRASFAGVRPFVAESEEIRGISRAAEVLADLVRRAEDGKEGLGWLRLPEETSEDLLAEIESTAEELCREVEAVVVVGIGGSYAGTRAVLEFLRPPFAAALPGCPEVYFAGHHLGSFYHASLRERLAGKRVALVVVSKSGTTLEPAVVFAWLEDALERAGALPQGPRSVVAITDPEAGVLREQANRRGYRTFAVPRDVGGRFSVLTPVGLVPLALAGISPRRLLAGAREGFVRYREPDAENPALRYGLLRYLLYLKGYVVEVLAVGDPTLEGFAEWWKQLFGESEGKDGRALYPASAVYTRDLHSLGQYLQDGRRHLLETLFVVEEEERLTLPFAPEDPHWGYLAGRTLRDVLEATLAGVVRAHTEGGIPLVELRLRERSPEALGEAFAFFEVAVAVSATLLGVNPFDQPGVEAYKRHTRRLLGGAE from the coding sequence GTGCAAGGTCGAAGCAACGCCTCCGGTGGTCGGCTGCGCGCGTCGTTTGCCGGCGTTCGCCCATTCGTGGCGGAGTCGGAGGAGATCCGGGGAATTTCTCGGGCGGCAGAGGTACTCGCCGATCTCGTGCGCCGGGCCGAGGACGGAAAAGAAGGTCTCGGGTGGCTCCGCCTCCCGGAGGAGACGTCGGAAGACCTCCTTGCGGAAATCGAGTCGACGGCCGAAGAACTTTGCCGCGAGGTTGAGGCCGTCGTCGTCGTGGGCATCGGCGGATCGTACGCGGGAACGCGGGCCGTTCTCGAGTTCTTGCGCCCGCCGTTTGCCGCTGCCCTTCCGGGATGTCCGGAGGTATACTTTGCCGGCCACCACCTCGGGAGTTTTTACCACGCGTCGCTCCGCGAACGCCTTGCGGGGAAGCGCGTGGCCCTCGTCGTCGTTTCCAAGTCGGGGACGACGCTCGAACCGGCGGTCGTCTTCGCGTGGCTCGAAGATGCCCTGGAACGCGCCGGGGCTCTTCCCCAAGGACCTCGGAGTGTCGTGGCGATCACCGACCCGGAGGCGGGCGTGCTCCGCGAACAGGCGAACCGCAGGGGATACCGCACCTTTGCCGTGCCTCGAGACGTCGGGGGACGCTTTTCCGTCCTCACCCCCGTCGGGCTCGTCCCCTTGGCGCTGGCGGGAATTTCGCCGCGTCGCCTTCTCGCCGGAGCGCGCGAAGGATTCGTCCGCTACAGGGAGCCCGACGCCGAAAACCCCGCTTTACGCTACGGGCTCCTCAGGTACCTCTTGTACCTCAAGGGGTACGTCGTCGAGGTCCTCGCCGTCGGGGACCCGACGCTCGAAGGCTTTGCCGAGTGGTGGAAGCAGCTTTTCGGGGAGAGCGAAGGGAAGGACGGGCGAGCCCTCTATCCCGCCTCCGCGGTCTACACCCGAGACCTCCACTCTCTCGGGCAGTACTTGCAGGACGGCCGCCGCCACCTCCTGGAGACCCTTTTCGTCGTGGAGGAAGAGGAACGGCTCACCTTGCCCTTTGCGCCGGAGGACCCCCACTGGGGGTACCTCGCCGGCCGAACCTTGCGCGACGTCCTCGAAGCGACGCTCGCAGGTGTCGTGCGCGCCCACACGGAGGGAGGGATTCCTCTCGTGGAACTGCGCCTGCGCGAGCGTTCGCCGGAGGCCCTCGGGGAAGCGTTTGCCTTTTTCGAAGTCGCTGTGGCCGTGAGCGCCACCCTTCTCGGCGTGAACCCCTTCGATCAGCCTGGCGTCGAGGCGTACAAACGCCACACCCGCCGGCTCCTCGGAGGTGCGGAATAG
- a CDS encoding Aspartate racemase, producing MHARPRESTLKTASDFPGVERGTEGIILGCTEIGLLLPDANDLSVPAFDTTLIHAQAAVGWFLS from the coding sequence TTGCACGCGCGTCCGCGGGAAAGTACGCTGAAGACAGCTTCGGATTTCCCAGGAGTCGAGCGGGGGACGGAGGGGATCATCTTGGGCTGCACAGAAATAGGCCTCCTCCTCCCCGATGCCAACGATCTCTCCGTCCCCGCCTTCGACACGACGCTCATCCACGCTCAGGCGGCCGTAGGGTGGTTCCTCAGTTGA